Proteins co-encoded in one Chloroflexota bacterium genomic window:
- a CDS encoding LLM class flavin-dependent oxidoreductase, with product FGSPETVRQRLEAFQKEMRFGILVPLLQFGSLPHDLTVKNMELFAREVMPHLRPLGQPAAAAVHA from the coding sequence CTTCGGTTCACCCGAGACGGTCCGCCAGCGTCTGGAGGCCTTCCAAAAAGAGATGCGCTTCGGCATCCTCGTCCCGCTGCTCCAGTTCGGCAGCCTCCCTCACGATCTCACGGTAAAAAACATGGAGCTGTTCGCTCGCGAAGTCATGCCGCACCTGCGGCCCCTCGGCCAGCCCGCAGCAGCGGCCGTCCACGCGTGA
- a CDS encoding MDR family MFS transporter, with the protein MITLTRSQLAPILVGLLLGTLMTSLSQLIVATALPVVIAALGGMELYSWAFAAALLTSTIVVPIAGKLSDLYGRKTLYLIGMAIFLAGSALAGTAQTIQQLILFRALQGAGAGCVSPSVSALIADLFPPEQRGRWQGINGAIWGLSSVVGPILGGYLAEHVSWRWVFWVNLIPGVLAAAIMVKFLPWSIRRASPPKVDYLGMMWLSSVLLILMLLTIVGGAAFPWESPQTIAFIGIVVACAVAFVAQERRAEEPIVPLELFRNRTYQTVVILVLLTGAGLFGAITYVPLYLQAVLNVSPTATGLLFAPTVVAMTAMSVIAGIFMHRIGYRILTFLTLAAGAIGFAVMSVIDPARGTFPVVLGLSIIGSGIGLSFPVFIVIAQNAVDRAVVGIATSVVQLTRSLGGTVGVTLLGAYMTARLADVLITGAGGQSDLAALLRPESLATLTPAQIGGLRTELADAIRALFAAGAVAMTFAAVFSWRLENLPTVPAGRMGFFRRR; encoded by the coding sequence ATGATCACGCTTACTCGATCCCAGCTCGCCCCCATCTTGGTCGGCCTCCTCCTCGGCACCCTGATGACGTCCTTGAGCCAGCTCATCGTGGCCACGGCCCTGCCCGTGGTCATCGCCGCGTTGGGCGGGATGGAGCTGTATAGCTGGGCGTTTGCAGCCGCGCTCCTCACCTCCACCATCGTCGTGCCCATCGCCGGCAAGCTGTCCGATCTGTACGGCCGCAAGACCCTCTACCTGATCGGCATGGCGATCTTCCTTGCCGGCTCGGCGCTCGCCGGCACGGCGCAGACGATCCAGCAGCTTATCCTCTTCCGGGCGCTCCAGGGCGCGGGCGCCGGGTGCGTGAGCCCCTCCGTGTCGGCGCTCATCGCCGACCTCTTCCCTCCGGAGCAGCGAGGTCGGTGGCAGGGCATCAACGGCGCCATCTGGGGCCTATCGTCCGTGGTCGGTCCCATCCTCGGCGGCTATCTCGCGGAGCACGTGAGCTGGCGCTGGGTGTTCTGGGTCAACCTGATTCCCGGGGTCCTCGCCGCCGCCATCATGGTGAAGTTCCTGCCGTGGTCGATCCGCCGCGCGTCGCCGCCCAAGGTTGACTACCTCGGGATGATGTGGCTCTCGAGCGTGCTCCTGATCCTGATGCTCCTGACAATCGTCGGGGGCGCGGCCTTTCCCTGGGAGTCGCCGCAGACCATCGCCTTCATCGGGATCGTCGTCGCCTGCGCGGTCGCCTTTGTCGCGCAAGAGCGGCGCGCGGAAGAGCCGATCGTCCCCCTGGAACTCTTTCGCAATCGGACGTACCAGACCGTCGTCATCCTCGTGCTGCTGACGGGCGCCGGGCTCTTTGGGGCCATCACGTACGTCCCGCTGTACCTTCAGGCGGTGCTCAACGTATCGCCCACAGCGACCGGGCTCCTGTTCGCGCCCACCGTGGTGGCGATGACGGCGATGAGCGTGATCGCCGGAATCTTCATGCACCGGATCGGCTACCGAATCCTGACGTTCCTCACCCTGGCCGCTGGCGCCATCGGCTTCGCCGTGATGAGCGTCATAGACCCGGCCCGTGGGACGTTTCCGGTCGTGCTGGGCCTCTCCATCATCGGGAGCGGCATCGGGCTCAGCTTCCCGGTGTTCATCGTGATCGCGCAGAACGCCGTCGATCGCGCGGTCGTCGGCATCGCCACGTCGGTCGTACAGCTCACGCGGAGCCTGGGCGGCACTGTCGGTGTCACGCTCCTCGGCGCATACATGACGGCCCGGCTGGCCGACGTGCTGATCACCGGCGCCGGCGGACAGAGCGACCTCGCCGCGCTCCTGCGGCCGGAGTCGCTGGCGACGCTGACGCCGGCGCAGATCGGTGGCCTCCGGACGGAGCTTGCCGATGCCATTCGCGCGCTGTTCGCGGCCGGCGCCGTCGCCATGACGTTCGCCGCGGTCTTCTCCTGGCGCCTGGAAAACCTCCCGACGGTCCCCGCCGGTCGCATGGGCTTCTTCCGCCGCCGTTGA